A genomic segment from Streptomyces sp. NBC_00459 encodes:
- a CDS encoding threonine ammonia-lyase gives MQGTRLDNARIRAARRLIDPVFLGTPLYCCEALEPGLGCTVSIKLETANPVRSFKARGTEVVASRLVDHGPRAVVCASAGNLGQALAWSGRGRGLDVTVVASRFATVAKLDRIRALDARLELVDGDHELARERASAIARYEGIRLVEDSLDIETCEGAATIGLELVDAVLPFDAVLIALGGGALATGVGHVLKALAPEVEVICVQPLGAPAMTHSWRRRRVVTTDSTDTIADGVAGRRPIPAVLDDLLLVADDAVLVQETSIIAGMRMLLDHAGLVVEPSAALGIAAILEDRDRFAGRHVVTIVCGSNVDVEAYHRWVGAAPGHRS, from the coding sequence ATGCAGGGGACGCGCCTCGACAATGCTCGGATCCGGGCGGCTCGCCGACTGATCGACCCGGTTTTTCTCGGTACTCCGCTGTACTGCTGTGAGGCCTTGGAGCCCGGCCTCGGGTGCACGGTGAGTATCAAGCTCGAAACGGCGAACCCGGTACGCAGCTTCAAGGCCCGCGGGACCGAGGTGGTCGCGAGCCGGCTCGTCGACCACGGCCCGCGGGCCGTGGTGTGCGCCAGCGCGGGGAATCTCGGCCAGGCCCTCGCCTGGTCCGGACGCGGCCGGGGGCTCGACGTGACCGTCGTGGCATCCCGCTTCGCGACTGTCGCCAAGCTCGATCGCATTCGCGCGTTGGATGCCAGGCTGGAACTGGTGGACGGCGACCACGAGCTGGCTCGTGAGCGGGCGTCGGCCATCGCACGGTACGAAGGCATCCGTCTGGTCGAGGACAGTCTGGACATCGAGACCTGCGAGGGCGCGGCCACCATCGGCCTTGAGCTGGTGGACGCAGTACTGCCGTTCGATGCCGTTCTCATCGCTCTCGGTGGCGGGGCGCTGGCCACCGGTGTGGGCCATGTGCTGAAGGCCCTGGCGCCCGAGGTCGAGGTGATCTGCGTCCAGCCGCTGGGCGCTCCGGCGATGACACACTCGTGGCGCAGGCGGCGTGTCGTCACCACGGACTCGACCGACACCATCGCGGACGGCGTCGCCGGTCGGCGTCCGATCCCGGCCGTCCTTGACGATCTCCTTCTGGTCGCCGACGATGCCGTCCTGGTCCAGGAGACGTCGATCATCGCCGGGATGCGCATGCTCCTCGACCATGCCGGCCTCGTCGTCGAACCGTCGGCCGCGCTCGGCATCGCGGCGATCCTCGAAGACCGTGACCGCTTCGCCGGGCGGCACGTGGTCACCATCGTGTGCGGCAGCAACGTCGACGTGGAGGCCTATCACCGCTGGGTCGGCGCGGCACCCGGCCACCGGTCGTGA